The genomic segment CTGCATCGAGCAGCTTGCCCAGGGGGTGCTCGATCACTCGGTGATCTTCAGCGACACGTTGGGCCGCGCCAAGCGAACCGCGCCGCCGTTGATGAAGACCGTCTACTCCGACGACCCACACGAGTGGGGTCGCAAGGTCCGCGACTTTCACAAACCGATCAAGGGCACCATCAGCGACGGCTCGCGGTATCACGCGCTGAACCCCGAGTTGTTCTATTGGGCGCACGCGACTTTCGTCGACCAGGTCATCTACAACACCGATACGTTCATCCGGCGGCTATCGGACGCGGAGAAGGAACAGATCTTCGATGAGGGCAAGGTCTGGTACAGCCTCTACGGCGTCAGCGAGCGCGGCCAGCCGCAGACCTACGCCGACTTCGTCAGCTATTGGGACGACATGCTCGAGCGGTTCGTGCCGCACAAGACCGTCCTGTACGGCACCGGCTACATCCGCAAGGGGATTCCCGGACCGCGTTGGATGCCCAAGGGCGTTTGGCAGGTCTTGTCGGCGCCGCTGAACGCCTACACCCGTCTCGTGTTG from the Mycobacterium lentiflavum genome contains:
- a CDS encoding oxygenase MpaB family protein; protein product: MTAENDQLAGPTAGARFDTGVREAVPVLVEGPVDDEIAKAAPRLGPESLIWKFYGDHRTQFFGFQRVAGVENCIEQLAQGVLDHSVIFSDTLGRAKRTAPPLMKTVYSDDPHEWGRKVRDFHKPIKGTISDGSRYHALNPELFYWAHATFVDQVIYNTDTFIRRLSDAEKEQIFDEGKVWYSLYGVSERGQPQTYADFVSYWDDMLERFVPHKTVLYGTGYIRKGIPGPRWMPKGVWQVLSAPLNAYTRLVLVGTLPPQMRQVCQLEWDAKKEKRFQRFATVVRALNPVLNRLPLWLLYTPWAVTAWRRAGVDPRRLHNRAG